In one window of Oryzias melastigma strain HK-1 linkage group LG5, ASM292280v2, whole genome shotgun sequence DNA:
- the si:dkey-197j19.6 gene encoding neural Wiskott-Aldrich syndrome protein isoform X2, with protein MALCLIHNADVMSDLLTIREKGVLVSLLSPHCQLLKSTVAQVLQTSSAPGETQAWECFSSGVLCLVKDKSASSYFLHLYCVKKKELLWEQELRVTSEYTVSRPYFHTLLAGVQQFGLNFANDDEAEEFHFAVMDVHERRTNQSCPDHNRLDWLGRFSGPVPGLGYMTTAPNAQPNSEYQPEADLNWRTDFPVEAQPRTAHEDTRTFVDLDPAIERVLARAGLRKDDLKDKDVSEAADLIISRFGGVKAVQQELKKAASQTLPRAAGGFGS; from the exons ATGGCTCTTTGTTTGATCCACAACGCTGACGTGATGAGCGACCTGCTGACCATCAGGGAGAAAGGAGTCCTCGTCTCGCTTCTCAGCCCCCACTGTCAG CTGCTTAAATCAACGGTGGCTCAGGTGCTGCAGACCAGCTCAGCTCCAGGAGAAACACAAGCCTGGGAGTGTTTTAGCAGCGGCGTTCTGTGTCTGGTTAAAGATAAATCTGCGTCCTCGTACTTCCTGCATCTCTACTGTGTTAAG AAAAAGGAGTTACTGTGGGAGCAGGAACTGCGTGTTACCTCGGAGTACACAGTATCACGTCCTTACTTCCACACCCTTCTAGCAGGA GTTCAGCAGTTTGGACTCAACTTTGCAAATGATGACGAAGCTGAAGaatttcattttgctgtgaTGGATGTTCATG AAAGGAGGACCAACCAGAGTTGTCCCGACCACAACAGGCTGGATTGGTTGGGCAGATTTAGCGGGCCGGTTCCTGGTCTGGGTTACATGACGACAGCACCAAACGCTCAGCCCAATTCAGA ATATCAACCAGAAGCGGATCTGAACTGGAGGACAGATTTTCCAGTGGAAGCTCAGCCCAGAACGGCTCATGAAGACACCAGAACT TTCGTGGATTTGGATCCTGCTATAGAAAGGGTGTTGGCGCGGGCGGGGCTCAGAAAGGACGATCTGAAAGACAAAGACGTGTCAGAAGCTGCTGACCTCATAATCAGCCGTTTTGGAGGAGTCAAGGCTGTGCAGCAGGAGCTGAAAAAGGCCG CCTCGCAGACACTTCCAAGAGCTGCAGGGGGGTTTGGCTCCTAA
- the si:dkey-197j19.6 gene encoding neural Wiskott-Aldrich syndrome protein isoform X1 encodes MALCLIHNADVMSDLLTIREKGVLVSLLSPHCQLLKSTVAQVLQTSSAPGETQAWECFSSGVLCLVKDKSASSYFLHLYCVKKKELLWEQELRVTSEYTVSRPYFHTLLAGVQQFGLNFANDDEAEEFHFAVMDVHERRTNQSCPDHNRLDWLGRFSGPVPGLGYMTTAPNAQPNSEYQPEADLNWRTDFPVEAQPRTAHEDTRTVGSLFVDLDPAIERVLARAGLRKDDLKDKDVSEAADLIISRFGGVKAVQQELKKAASQTLPRAAGGFGS; translated from the exons ATGGCTCTTTGTTTGATCCACAACGCTGACGTGATGAGCGACCTGCTGACCATCAGGGAGAAAGGAGTCCTCGTCTCGCTTCTCAGCCCCCACTGTCAG CTGCTTAAATCAACGGTGGCTCAGGTGCTGCAGACCAGCTCAGCTCCAGGAGAAACACAAGCCTGGGAGTGTTTTAGCAGCGGCGTTCTGTGTCTGGTTAAAGATAAATCTGCGTCCTCGTACTTCCTGCATCTCTACTGTGTTAAG AAAAAGGAGTTACTGTGGGAGCAGGAACTGCGTGTTACCTCGGAGTACACAGTATCACGTCCTTACTTCCACACCCTTCTAGCAGGA GTTCAGCAGTTTGGACTCAACTTTGCAAATGATGACGAAGCTGAAGaatttcattttgctgtgaTGGATGTTCATG AAAGGAGGACCAACCAGAGTTGTCCCGACCACAACAGGCTGGATTGGTTGGGCAGATTTAGCGGGCCGGTTCCTGGTCTGGGTTACATGACGACAGCACCAAACGCTCAGCCCAATTCAGA ATATCAACCAGAAGCGGATCTGAACTGGAGGACAGATTTTCCAGTGGAAGCTCAGCCCAGAACGGCTCATGAAGACACCAGAACTGTCGGTTCCCTC TTCGTGGATTTGGATCCTGCTATAGAAAGGGTGTTGGCGCGGGCGGGGCTCAGAAAGGACGATCTGAAAGACAAAGACGTGTCAGAAGCTGCTGACCTCATAATCAGCCGTTTTGGAGGAGTCAAGGCTGTGCAGCAGGAGCTGAAAAAGGCCG CCTCGCAGACACTTCCAAGAGCTGCAGGGGGGTTTGGCTCCTAA